In Vicugna pacos chromosome 1, VicPac4, whole genome shotgun sequence, a single window of DNA contains:
- the LOC102540637 gene encoding carbonyl reductase [NADPH] 3, which produces MSSYTRVALVTGANKGIGFAITRDLCRQFSGDVVLTARDPAQGRAAVQQLQAEGLSPRFHQLDIDDLQSIRALRDFLRKEYGGLNVLVNNAGIAFKTDDPTPFDIQAEMTLKTNFFATRNVCIELLPIIKPHGRVVNISSLQGSKALENCSEDLQEKFRCETLTEEDLVDLMKKFVEDTKNEVHEREGWPTSAYGVSKLGVTVLSRILARRLDEKRKADRILLNACCPGWVKTDMTGAQGSRTAEEGAETPVYLALLPPDATEPHGQLVRDKVVQDW; this is translated from the exons ATGTCATCCTACACCCGCGTGGCGCTGGTGACCGGGGCCAACAAGGGCATCGGCTTCGCCATCACGCGCGACCTGTGCCGGCAGTTCTCGGGGGACGTGGTGCTCACCGCGCGGGACCCGGCGCAGGGCCGGGCGGCCGTGCAGCAGCTGCAGGCCGAGGGCCTGAGCCCGCGCTTCCACCAGCTGGACATCGACGACCTGCAGAGCATCCGCGCCCTGCGCGACTTCCTGCGCAAGGAGTACGGGGGTCTCAACGTGCTGGTCAACAACGCGGGCATCGCCTTCAAGA CTGATGATCCAACGCCGTTTGATATTCAAGCTGAGATGACGCTGAAGACAAACTTTTTTGCCACGAGAAATGTCTGCATAGAATTACTACCGATAATAAAACCTCATG gcAGAGTGGTGAATATCAGTAGTTTACAGGGTTCCAAAGCCCTTGAAAACTGCAGTGAAGATCTTCAGGAGAAGTTCCGATGTGAGACACTCACAGAGGAAGACCTGGTGGACCTCATGAAAAAGTTTGTGGAGGATACAAAAAATGAGGTGCACGAGAGGGAAGGATGGCCCACCTCAGCTTATGGGGTGTCCAAGTTGGGGGTCACAGTCTTATCAAGAATCCTGGCCCGACGTCTGGATGAGAAAAGGAAAGCAGACAGGATTCTGCTGAATGCATGCTGCCCTGGGTGGGTGAAGACGGACATGACTGGGGCTCAGGGCTCCCGGACTGCAGAGGAGGGGGCTGAGACCCCTGTCTACCTGGCCCTCCTGCCTCCAGATGCCACCGAGCCTCATGGCCAGCTAGTCCGTGACAAAGTCGTCCAAGACTGGTGA